Proteins encoded in a region of the Larimichthys crocea isolate SSNF chromosome XVI, L_crocea_2.0, whole genome shotgun sequence genome:
- the h1-0 gene encoding histone H1.0 — protein MAETSATPAKTKKASKPKKPASHPKYIDMIKAAIVNDAGRSGASRQSIQKYVKKNYKVGENVDVQIKLALRRLVASGMLRQIKGIGASGSFRLVKPEDSKKTSKPAVTAKPKKAAKPTRPKKAAKPKKAVKTPEKPKKAAAKKVKKAVKKATPTKAKKAPVKKAKAAKPKAKPVKKAAKPKAKPVKKAAKAGKKK, from the coding sequence ATGGCAGAGACGTCGGCAACTCCAGCCAAAACCAAAAAGGCATCCAAGCCCAAGAAACCTGCCTCTCATCCCAAATACATAGACATGATCAAAGCGGCGATCGTTAACGACGCCGGACGGAGCGGCGCGTCCCGTCAGTCCATCCAGAAGTACGTGAAGAAGAACTACAAGGTGGGCGAAAACGTCGATGTGCAGATTAAACTGGCTCTGAGGAGGCTGGTTGCATCTGGGATGCTGCGCCAAATCAAAGGTATCGGCGCGTCCGGATCCTTCAGGCTGGTTAAACCAGAGGactccaaaaaaacaagcaagccAGCGGTGACAGCCAAACCAAAGAAGGCAGCGAAGCCCACCAGACCCAAGAAGGCGGCCAAACCCAAGAAGGCGGTCAAGACGCCGGAGAAGCCCAAGAAAGCAGctgcaaagaaagtgaaaaaggcCGTGAAAAAGGCGACACCAACGAAAGCAAAGAAGGCACCAGTTAAGAAAGCCAAGGCAGCCAAACCTAAGGCAAAACCAGTAAAGAAGGCAGCCAAGCCCAAGGCAAAACCAGTAAAGAAGGCAGCcaaagcaggaaaaaagaagtga